Part of the Nicotiana sylvestris chromosome 2, ASM39365v2, whole genome shotgun sequence genome, GCCTGATAGCCATCAGAAGCTCGAAAAAGGCACCTTACCCACGACAACCTCCGGATAGGTATAGGTCTAGTAAATTTCTAGAATTATGtgctaattttttattttttattttattttttgcaagGTAAAACTTAGTATTATGTGCTATTGACTATACCTATTGCAGCCAGAATAGCACATCTTCACGCACTTAAAAATCACGAGGCATCATGCAGTACAAGACACCAAATAAACTAACAAGCAAGGCCCCAAGCACATGTTGTGAGAAGGACTGAAGACCTTGAAGGAAAGCATATTGAATCAGAGGCTACTAGTTTGGCAGTTCAAAGCTTCTCTCTCCTTATTCAATTGTTTTAATAAATAAACTATGAAAAATTCGTTGCAGTGAGTGGCATCATCAAGTAATCATGACTATAATTCAGAGAGATTTAGCATTTCATCAACTACTTGTCCAATGGGGGGAAAAAGAACATCAGCGCAAAAGTTGCAAATGCTTTTGTAGTAAACAGACCGTATACGACATACCTGTCGTACACCAGCGCTATGGGCAGGGCCATCCAATAGGAGCCCTAAAACCTTCAGTTTTGAACCTCCATTGCCATCGGGAACATCCCTGAGGTTAACTCCAATCCCAGTCATATCATATCTAGCCATCTTGGAGAACTTTCAATGACAAGCAGTACATGTCATGGAACAAGGACACTGAAAGGTTTGTGAGTAAAAGGTTTTATTTGAATAAGGAAAATGCAAGGCAGATTTAGAAAGAAGGAATGGAGAGAAATCATCTATCTCATGATTTACCATACGATAACCATGCTTGACTGAGAAGATGATTGAAAGccgaaaaatactaaaaatcgTCTCTAACATACGGTTTCCTCCAATAAAATGGAAGGACGACATAAGGAAGGAAAACTAACAAAATGAACTATGCGTACACAATCAGGACAATTATACTAACATATATTggtatcacaaaaaaaaaaaacgtgGACAGAATGTAAAGGAACTTAAAATAGTTtgatgccctaatgctaacaatGAAGTGTCAAACCTCTTCCAAACTTCACTGATAAATACCTTTCAACCTCTAAACGGAAGTATATATCCAGTGTACTTAAAGCTTTGTAATAGCGAACTCGGAAATATGATTTCTGTGCCATATAACTATCCAAACCAAAAAAGTTATTGTATTCCCATGTGTTAGTCTTCCATCCTTCCACAACAAATTGAATGCCAGTTTTAACATACAGGTCAAAAAGTCGATCATCAACTAACACAGATGCAAATATAGGTGTAAAGAGGACTTGTTATATACCTCTTCAGGAGAAAGAAAACGTGTATAGGGGTCACCCAAGCTAGCCAACATCCGCTTGATAATATCATGAGCTTTTGACCTTGTCTGAATTGATGAACTTAAGATGTCATCTTTCTTTTTCTGgaagtaacaaaatatttagtCATGGATTGATATGCAAGAGAAACCCTTTATCTCAAAAGGatagatagagagaaaaaagtaTACTTACAAGCCAAGATTCAGGAGACCAAGAACGAGGGCTGGTGTTAAGAAAGCTGTCGTTCACAATCTGCCAAGCCTCTTCCACAATCCTTTCATTGCTCACCACTTTTGATACTTCAGTAGTGTACACCTCCTCCACCTCGTTCTCGGGGCAATTTACTGAGTTAGAAGATTCAAGTACTGAAGGAGATTCCAAGGCAAAGATGGAATTAGGAGCAGAAACAAGAAGCCCCAAAGATAGAACTAATGAGATCCCAGTTGATAGAGCTTGTTGAAGGGGTTTCTGTGCATAGTTGACAGAAGCTTTTTTGGGAAGAATTGAGGTTTTGCGCGGTGCAGAGGAGGTTAACAGTGGTGGAGGTAAGGGGCTGTGGAGGAGCCTCATCTTCAGACTGAAGAAGTGATCTTTTCTTTACACGAACTATCGCAGTTTTGACACTTCTTGTAATAGTACACTTATTAACCAACTTGGGGCGTTGTTACAGTTACGTTTACTATGAATACCACCCTTAAATCTTAAGTAATAGTCTTTAGTCTATATCTAACCTTTAAGGgttcgtttggttggaatacatCTAACGCCGGtataagttatgttgggataagttatgctgggattagttatgTTGGAATTATTGTTTATtcactgtttggtatgttgtattaagaatgacaattacataatttctaagaaagtataagttataccggtgctaattacctCATACTCTATAAGATATAAGTTATCCTGGTGTTAAAATTAACATCGGGATAACTTATAtctggtttgctaaccaaacagaatattaaggtggtattaaattttaaatcacccttataccttcttataccttaTAACAAAAGATCCCTAAAAGTTATCCGGTATTAACTAATAATGCAAATCAAACATAAACATAAGATAAGGTTAATCCCAAACTTTATCCCGAAATTATTATCCTTATCGGATACTTAGAGAGGGAGCTCCTGTGAAgagttaggggtcgtttggtaggagatattagaaaaaataatgcaagcattagctctatgcattactaatatcTTGTTTAGTACCTTT contains:
- the LOC104234123 gene encoding carboxyl-terminal-processing peptidase 1, chloroplastic isoform X2, translating into MRLLHSPLPPPLLTSSAPRKTSILPKKASVNYAQKPLQQALSTGISLVLSLGLLVSAPNSIFALESPSVLESSNSVNCPENEVEEVYTTEVSKVVSNERIVEEAWQIVNDSFLNTSPRSWSPESWLKKKDDILSSSIQTRSKAHDIIKRMLASLGDPYTRFLSPEEFSKMARYDMTGIGVNLRDVPDGNGGSKLKVLGLLLDGPAHSAGVRQGDELVSVNGVNMRDKSAFEASSLLLGPSGTFVNIMVKHGNCGPVQSIDVERQSIAKTPVFYRLEQIESGSVSVGYVRLKEFNALARKDLVTAIKRLEGMGASSFVLDLRDNLGGLVQAGIEIAKLFLNEGDTVISTVGRDPQYRRNIVAEAPPLITAPVIVFLFVIFEMNNCISIVLNEKLGTYHSLSNMKQTLHENL